In Lactococcus paracarnosus, a genomic segment contains:
- a CDS encoding PRD domain-containing protein: MEIRKVLNNNSVLVGEGTKDYIWIGTGIGYKRKPGQEADEKKIDRVFVLQKKSSERLMDLLQDIPMAYVILADEIIKYAKKEISYELSDTIYISLTDHIFNMIRLEKEGLTFTNQLFWEVRKFYRKEFSVGEMAIQLINAKFDVTLDMTEAANIAMHFINAELNTDGQVENINELTRKIKDITEIIRMHNQIEVDGESLDFERFVTHLRFFFKRLEKVEVKNKGNPLLVYAIDKYPAAYETTLLIGKYLKKELVDDEQLYLTLHVQKLIEK, from the coding sequence GTGGAAATTAGAAAGGTACTAAATAACAACTCTGTTTTAGTCGGTGAAGGGACAAAAGATTATATCTGGATCGGCACGGGTATCGGTTATAAAAGAAAACCGGGTCAGGAAGCAGATGAGAAAAAAATTGACCGAGTTTTTGTTTTACAAAAAAAATCTTCTGAGAGATTGATGGATTTATTGCAAGATATCCCCATGGCTTATGTCATACTTGCGGATGAGATTATCAAGTATGCGAAAAAAGAGATTTCATACGAGTTGAGTGACACCATCTATATTTCATTAACGGATCATATTTTTAACATGATTCGCTTAGAAAAGGAGGGATTAACCTTTACAAACCAGTTATTCTGGGAGGTGAGGAAATTCTACCGCAAAGAATTTTCAGTCGGTGAAATGGCCATTCAGCTAATTAATGCTAAATTTGATGTGACACTTGATATGACAGAAGCAGCCAATATCGCCATGCATTTTATTAATGCCGAGTTAAATACCGATGGTCAAGTTGAAAACATTAATGAATTAACTCGAAAGATTAAAGATATTACTGAAATCATTCGGATGCATAATCAAATAGAAGTAGATGGTGAAAGTTTAGACTTTGAACGATTTGTCACGCACCTGAGATTTTTCTTCAAACGACTAGAAAAAGTAGAGGTTAAAAATAAGGGTAATCCTTTACTTGTGTATGCGATAGATAAGTATCCGGCCGCTTATGAAACGACCTTATTAATTGGCAAATACTTAAAAAAAGAGTTGGTTGATGATGAGCAGTTATATCTGACACTGCACGTCCAAAAATTGATTGAAAAATAA
- a CDS encoding class C sortase, whose protein sequence is MRQKGDKKVKTYRSKLLSNLLVYLLFLIGMLIMLYPFYISALNNYLDEVRVSIYKKETQNHFNEQQKKLNLENERLKKDGLIPAADPFNEAKADGISEKYYKTHLLGRISLPKINIDMPLFDTTNNDLLEIGATVLNGTSFPLGGESTHSVISAHRGLPNRALFTDLPKLKKGDTFILNVLGKTLAYQVNKIQVVTPDQTNVLKIEPGKDLVTLITCTPYMINSHRLLVTGVRVPYTEKIKKELAQSSHHQLIIRLIMILGFLLFCLVMLWLLYRVIHGYLLSKQSITLAIRVLDEKDQPYIGRLMLYEKNGKKPLVRKKIPVVLIPDNIGCYQIDGLPKRVYCLKSDDGLLRLMIGQHKLKQSIVVVQKTRRTRLPSKWHVEVMQEK, encoded by the coding sequence ATGCGTCAAAAAGGTGATAAAAAAGTTAAAACGTATCGAAGTAAATTACTGAGTAATTTATTGGTTTACCTCTTGTTTTTGATTGGTATGCTTATCATGTTATATCCCTTCTATATCAGTGCGCTAAACAATTATTTGGATGAGGTACGTGTTTCTATCTATAAAAAGGAGACACAAAATCACTTTAATGAGCAGCAGAAAAAGTTGAATCTAGAAAATGAGCGTTTAAAGAAGGATGGCTTAATACCAGCAGCGGATCCTTTCAATGAAGCTAAAGCAGATGGTATCTCTGAAAAGTATTATAAAACCCATTTATTAGGACGTATTAGCTTGCCAAAGATTAATATAGACATGCCACTTTTTGATACGACAAATAATGACCTACTAGAAATTGGTGCAACTGTTTTAAATGGCACGTCCTTCCCATTGGGCGGAGAAAGTACGCATTCAGTTATTTCGGCACATCGCGGTTTACCCAATCGCGCCTTATTTACAGATCTGCCTAAATTGAAAAAGGGTGATACTTTTATTTTGAACGTACTAGGGAAAACACTGGCTTATCAAGTCAATAAAATTCAAGTGGTAACACCAGATCAAACGAATGTGCTAAAAATAGAACCTGGCAAGGATTTGGTTACGCTAATTACTTGTACACCCTATATGATCAATTCACATCGTTTATTGGTAACAGGTGTGCGTGTGCCTTATACTGAGAAAATAAAAAAAGAACTTGCTCAGAGTAGTCATCATCAATTGATTATTCGCTTAATCATGATTCTCGGATTTTTGCTATTTTGTCTAGTTATGCTATGGCTGTTGTATCGTGTGATTCATGGGTATTTACTATCAAAACAATCGATTACACTTGCAATTCGTGTTTTGGATGAAAAAGATCAGCCGTATATTGGCAGATTGATGCTCTATGAAAAAAATGGTAAGAAACCGCTTGTACGGAAGAAAATACCAGTGGTACTTATTCCTGATAATATTGGCTGCTATCAGATTGATGGCTTGCCTAAGCGTGTCTATTGCTTGAAATCCGACGATGGTCTGCTTCGTTTAATGATTGGACAGCATAAATTGAAACAGTCGATAGTTGTGGTTCAAAAAACGAGACGTACCCGTTTACCAAGTAAGTGGCACGTTGAAGTGATGCAAGAAAAATAG
- a CDS encoding class C sortase, whose amino-acid sequence MSEQQSPLGREKLKNERINLLLKGVITFLFIAGAGVFSYPFVADAINNFHDQLVIDNYQNELKADSKAQQKKRLTTLQAENKKRLAESKLTDIPGIGLVNDPFKDAVKDVDTLGQSYFKQHTIGAIFIPAIHVSLPVFDETNAALLDKGATVLQGTSFPIGGRDSHAVITGHSGLPDKKLFTDLDKLKKGDLFYIEVSGQKLAYQVDHFKTVLPTELDSLKIVESSDLVTLITCTPYMINTHRLLVTGVRVPFVDKQMEKQINQVKGYHIHRLILFTILFVLVLGVLCIWIKKLLVNYLCIKHNYDFVFYVRDAAGPLIGEQFYLMQKSGQQVLSHDGNRLLAVSDATGQVTFKALSGGKYVVCAMDEKHFPKVQGHIKQLKASRFTLKTSQGRLSVTGKQMHKKYWIDKR is encoded by the coding sequence ATGAGTGAGCAGCAATCACCTCTAGGACGAGAGAAACTAAAAAATGAGCGGATTAATCTGCTATTAAAAGGCGTAATCACATTTCTATTTATTGCCGGTGCAGGTGTTTTCTCCTACCCGTTTGTTGCAGATGCAATTAATAATTTTCATGATCAATTGGTTATCGATAACTACCAAAATGAGCTGAAAGCGGATAGCAAAGCACAACAAAAGAAGCGGTTGACTACCCTACAGGCTGAAAATAAGAAACGATTGGCTGAGAGTAAATTAACGGATATACCAGGTATTGGCCTCGTCAATGATCCGTTTAAGGATGCAGTCAAAGATGTGGATACACTAGGTCAATCCTATTTTAAGCAGCATACGATTGGGGCAATTTTTATCCCTGCCATCCATGTCAGCCTGCCTGTTTTTGATGAGACGAATGCAGCTTTACTAGATAAAGGTGCAACAGTCCTTCAAGGGACATCATTTCCTATCGGAGGCAGAGATTCACACGCTGTCATTACGGGTCATAGTGGCTTGCCAGATAAAAAATTATTTACAGATTTGGATAAGTTAAAAAAGGGAGATCTGTTCTATATTGAAGTATCCGGACAAAAATTAGCCTATCAAGTAGATCACTTTAAAACAGTGCTACCGACTGAACTAGATAGTTTAAAAATAGTAGAGTCCAGTGATTTGGTTACCCTGATAACCTGTACGCCTTATATGATCAATACGCATAGATTACTAGTAACTGGTGTCAGAGTGCCATTTGTAGATAAACAGATGGAAAAACAAATCAATCAAGTAAAAGGCTACCACATACACCGGCTTATCCTGTTTACAATCCTGTTCGTATTAGTACTTGGAGTATTGTGTATCTGGATAAAAAAACTGCTGGTCAACTATCTTTGTATCAAACATAACTATGATTTTGTCTTTTATGTACGGGATGCAGCAGGCCCGCTTATCGGAGAACAGTTCTACCTCATGCAAAAAAGTGGCCAGCAAGTCCTATCGCATGATGGAAATAGACTGCTTGCTGTAAGTGATGCTACAGGTCAAGTGACGTTCAAGGCCCTTTCAGGTGGAAAATATGTTGTCTGTGCAATGGATGAGAAACATTTTCCTAAAGTTCAAGGCCATATTAAACAGCTTAAAGCATCTAGGTTTACTTTAAAAACGAGTCAAGGTCGGCTAAGTGTGACGGGTAAGCAAATGCATAAAAAATATTGGATTGATAAGAGGTGA